One genomic segment of Desulforamulus reducens MI-1 includes these proteins:
- a CDS encoding phage tail spike protein: protein MLYVFNSNEQLLAIYKPDTDQTHAPGTSLDYFIAANHVLPYGREQVAGCQYYDAIHPEQINGENVFDFAVPADHSSSQYVVEGNLVAFRDIDNYWQFFEIKRVLDIHGAGGLVRTAHCEHVVYELLDDIVTDLRPTECSAYTALNTALTGTRWQAGIVDDLGINSTNFYYESALAAVQKVAQVWGGEIKIRLDVTGGVIANRYIDLRARRGMDTGKQFAYAKDIDGIEREADITEVVTALYGRGKGVEIEETGGHGRRLTFADVAWSVANGDPVDKTAGQEWVGDPDALVQWGRSGRHRFSAFEDDEETDPAVLLRKTWDELQQRKTPRVTYKLTVIELERLTGYEHEKVRLGDTVRVIDRKFSPPLLVSARVIELKRDLIRPENTEITLGNFMPTLADGVINLQKISQKVRDRAGVWDRGNQFNADGTLNTSWLNGIISTLQNEVLAGNGTVTITENNGILIVDHPTAPTKALRLLGGVLAIANSKNEQGEWNWRTFGNGDGFTADEINAGQIRAEVLTIGPGTTFEDGYDPSVANDNATAAQTVASQAASDAAAASTAASNAQTSVNNHANQSSPHNLPSYVVLTNQGVKVFDNLNALRVFLGQYATGKYGLQIFNGEIYSTSIKSGNPGDNSYTYIGTGFSPFSIIQNRNEALSIWVMDNGGMMQFYDSAADDMRGQILAMNDAGGQGLRIMGRKNSGFGCPVEIAAWGQTINLDSDSVYVQGDLYTWGSKDAVQLTESYGAVHFSATEALEARFTENGISEIVDGQCKIELPAIYLESVEPNSVYEWVIDITPYYRDCLFVTEITDTYFIVSGVGSGRFAWTVSAVRRGFKRFESGSIDDVLNDNWEDEVI, encoded by the coding sequence ATGCTTTACGTGTTTAACTCAAACGAACAGCTGTTGGCCATCTACAAACCAGACACTGACCAAACCCATGCACCAGGTACCAGTCTTGATTACTTCATAGCAGCTAACCACGTCCTTCCCTATGGTCGTGAGCAGGTTGCCGGTTGCCAATATTATGATGCTATCCACCCAGAGCAGATAAATGGTGAGAATGTATTTGATTTTGCAGTACCAGCAGACCACAGTTCATCCCAATACGTTGTCGAGGGAAACCTGGTGGCCTTCCGGGACATCGATAATTATTGGCAATTCTTTGAGATCAAGAGGGTTTTAGATATCCACGGGGCCGGTGGTCTTGTCAGGACTGCCCACTGTGAGCATGTGGTTTACGAACTCCTGGATGACATCGTTACTGACCTACGGCCAACCGAGTGTAGTGCATACACTGCCTTAAACACGGCCCTCACCGGTACAAGATGGCAGGCTGGTATTGTTGATGATCTGGGGATAAACTCAACCAATTTTTATTACGAAAGTGCTCTGGCCGCAGTGCAAAAAGTAGCCCAGGTCTGGGGCGGCGAGATAAAAATTAGGCTAGATGTTACCGGCGGTGTAATCGCTAATCGGTACATTGATTTAAGGGCCCGCCGTGGAATGGACACCGGTAAGCAGTTTGCCTATGCCAAGGATATCGACGGTATAGAGCGGGAAGCTGATATCACAGAGGTTGTTACAGCTCTCTACGGACGAGGCAAAGGAGTAGAGATCGAGGAAACAGGCGGTCATGGTCGGAGGCTTACCTTTGCTGATGTGGCATGGTCAGTAGCTAATGGTGACCCTGTAGATAAGACGGCTGGTCAAGAGTGGGTTGGTGATCCGGATGCATTGGTGCAATGGGGCCGGAGTGGTCGTCATCGGTTCTCAGCATTTGAGGACGATGAAGAAACTGATCCTGCTGTTTTGCTCCGTAAGACATGGGATGAACTGCAGCAGCGGAAAACGCCCAGGGTAACATATAAACTGACCGTTATCGAATTGGAGCGACTAACTGGCTACGAACATGAAAAGGTAAGGCTAGGGGATACGGTAAGGGTAATTGACCGAAAGTTTAGCCCACCTTTGTTGGTGTCTGCCCGGGTAATTGAGCTCAAGAGGGACCTTATTAGGCCAGAGAATACTGAGATCACACTTGGAAACTTCATGCCTACCCTGGCTGACGGAGTTATTAACTTGCAGAAGATTAGCCAAAAGGTTAGAGATCGTGCAGGGGTATGGGATCGAGGCAACCAGTTTAATGCCGATGGCACTCTTAATACCAGTTGGCTAAACGGTATTATCAGTACACTGCAAAACGAGGTACTGGCCGGTAATGGGACGGTTACCATCACCGAAAACAACGGTATCTTAATTGTGGACCATCCTACAGCACCTACCAAGGCTTTGAGGTTGCTTGGTGGAGTTTTGGCCATTGCCAATAGTAAAAACGAGCAAGGGGAATGGAACTGGCGCACCTTCGGTAATGGCGATGGGTTTACTGCAGATGAAATTAACGCCGGTCAGATCCGGGCAGAGGTACTGACCATTGGTCCAGGGACAACGTTTGAGGACGGCTATGATCCGAGTGTTGCGAATGATAACGCCACAGCAGCGCAAACGGTAGCGTCCCAGGCGGCATCAGATGCAGCGGCAGCCAGTACAGCCGCCAGCAATGCACAAACGTCTGTAAATAATCATGCTAATCAATCAAGTCCGCATAATTTACCAAGTTATGTTGTTTTAACAAATCAGGGGGTTAAGGTTTTTGACAACCTTAATGCTTTACGTGTATTTCTTGGACAATATGCTACTGGTAAATATGGATTACAAATATTTAATGGTGAGATATACTCAACATCAATCAAATCGGGTAACCCTGGTGATAACAGTTATACTTATATCGGGACTGGGTTTTCACCATTCTCTATTATTCAAAACAGAAATGAGGCGCTTTCTATTTGGGTGATGGATAATGGAGGAATGATGCAGTTCTACGATTCGGCGGCTGATGATATGCGTGGTCAGATTTTAGCAATGAATGATGCAGGTGGCCAAGGCCTAAGGATAATGGGACGCAAAAATTCCGGTTTCGGATGCCCGGTAGAAATTGCAGCATGGGGACAAACAATTAATTTAGACAGTGACAGCGTATATGTGCAGGGTGACCTCTATACGTGGGGTAGTAAGGATGCAGTACAACTCACTGAAAGCTATGGGGCAGTTCACTTCTCTGCGACAGAGGCATTAGAAGCAAGGTTTACAGAGAATGGTATCTCAGAGATAGTAGATGGACAATGTAAAATTGAATTGCCTGCCATTTACCTTGAGAGTGTGGAGCCCAACTCCGTTTATGAATGGGTAATAGATATAACTCCTTATTATCGGGATTGTTTGTTTGTCACCGAAATTACAGACACATATTTCATTGTAAGTGGGGTAGGATCTGGTAGATTTGCTTGGACGGTCAGTGCTGTACGGAGAGGATTCAAAAGGTTTGAATCTGGGAGCATTGATGATGTGTTAAATGACAACTGGGAGGATGAAGTGATATGA